One region of Danio rerio strain Tuebingen ecotype United States chromosome 5, GRCz12tu, whole genome shotgun sequence genomic DNA includes:
- the sptbn2 gene encoding spectrin family protein isoform 1 (isoform 1 is encoded by transcript variant 1; The RefSeq protein has 2 substitutions compared to this genomic sequence), producing the protein MSTISPTDFDSVEIQQQYNDINNRWDIAAETEWDNENSSARLFERSRIKALADEREAVQKKTFTKWVNSHLGRVTCRIGDLYTDLRDGRMLIRLLEVLSGEQLPKPTKGRMRIHCLENVDKALQFLKEQKVHLENMGSHDIVDGNHRLTLGLIWTIILRFQIQDISVETEDNKEKKSAKDALLLWCQMKTAGYPNVNVHNFTTSWRDGLAFNAIVHKHRSDLIDFDNLKRSNAHYNLQNAFNVAEKELGLTKLLDPEDVNVDQPDEKSIITYVATYYHYFSKMKALAVEGKRIGKVLDYAIEADQLIEKYETLASELLQWIEQTIVTLNDRQLANSLSAVQNQLQAFNTYRTVEKPPKFTEKGNLEVLLFTIQSKMRANNQKVYMPREGKLISDINKAWERLEKAEHERELALRNELIRQEKLEMLAARFDRKAAMRETWLSENQRLVSQDNFGVELGAVEAATRKHEAIETDIQAYGERVAAVEAVARELEAEGYHEVRRVLARRDNVLRLWEYLKELLAARRERLMAHRDLQRLLQELSYIMEWMEDMKSRLQSQDSGKHLHDVEDLLQKHTLVEADISAQAERVKAVQATAKRFASNEQSYKPCDPALVEEKVDLLGRAYGELGQLAADRRVRLDDSRRLWQFLWELGEEAAWIREQEQIISGGDYGKDLSSALHLLSKHEAFRDEMAARYGPLGNSIAGGEALVKEGHVGAPEVTERIKDVRAQWSHLEEASQLREQSLNESVAFHQFQTDANDMEAWILETLRQVSSQEVGHDEFSTQTLARKQREVEEEIQSHRSLIDSLHEQGSLLPEAYAHSPQVEGRLPAIEQRYEELEGLSSSWRQALDGALALYRMFSEASACQLWVGEKEQWLHNMEIPTKLEDLEVIQQRFDTLEPEMNTLGGRISDVNQVAQQLLGSDNRNKDQIDQTQNQLNNRWSDFQSLANQRKQALESALNIQNYHLECNEIKSWMKEKTKVIESTQSLGNDLAGVMALQRKLTGMERDLEAIQGKLDDLRSEAKKLVSEHPEQEEEIKGQLAEIQEVWEELRATMKRREESLGEASKLQGFLRDLDDFQAWLSRTQTTVASEDTPTSLAEAERLLAQHEAIKNEVDNYKEDYEKMRATGAEVTQGQTDAQHMFLAQRLQALDTGWHELRRMWESRHCVLAQAFDFQTLLRDAKQAEGFLNSQEYVLSHTEMPSSLQGAEEAIKKHEDFLTTMEASEEKINGVVESGRRLVSDGNTYADKIQEKTDSIQERHQKNKQAANELLAKLKDNRELQHFLQDGQELTLWINEKMLTAQDMSYDEARNLHSKWQKHQAFMAELASNKDWLDKIDKEGQVLVKEKPELEQTVSETLSGLQKQWVELENTTQAKAQCLFDANRAELFTQSCSALDSWLQNISSQLQSDDFGKDLTSVNILLKKHQMLEHQMDVREKEVQSLQSQALALAQEDSGIVEVDGEQRRVTDRFSQLQDPLKERRQHLLASKEAHQFNRDLEDEILWVKERMPLATSTDHGKDLPSVQLLMKKNQTLQKEIQGHQPRIDDIQAHGTNMSPGKESEMDRERRAALDGRLAELRELWALLISETEQRNVRLAEANRAQQFYTDAAEAEAWMGEQELHMMSEEKAKDEQSALVMVKKHQILEQALEDYAQTIHQLANSSRLMVNSEHPESERITLRQAQVDKLYAGLKDLAEERRGKLQERLRLTQLKREVDDLEQWIAEREVVAGSHELGQDYEHVTMLRDKFREFARDTSTIGQERVDAVNAQADELIESGHPENASVAEWKDGLNEAWADLLELIDTRTQMLAASYELHRFHQDAREALGLIREKKETLAGAELGRDLNTVQHFLRQHTAYEHDVQALSGQVTQVQDDAARLQKAYAGEKADDIHRHERAVTEAWEGLQSATQTRRLLLLDTVEKFRFLNMVRDLMLWMEGINLQIQSHDSPRDVSSAGLVIANHQDIKSEIETRADSFTACSEMGRTLINNNHYASDEIQEKLDQLQAKRTEINQKWQEKMDHLQIVLEVLQFGRDASMAESWLAGQEPLVRAAELGSNVDEVESLIKRHEAFEKLAAGWEDRFSQLEKLTTLEEQEIQRRREEEERARRPPTPPPVEEVVQSEINDSAARTSLDQTTLNQSVSVNGVYSDQDTSQSLSVSVSELKKAEPKPQSNPVSKPVAKPHKAQERGSESESVNGPGRDSGLDSASRQDPSATLPGRGGAEGTTEAMEGILCRKQEMESHNKKSANRSWQNVYCVLRKGSLGFYKDNKSASNGIPYHGEVPISLGEAVCEVAHDYKKRKHVFKLRLGDGKEYLFQAKDEAEMSSWIRAIQSSMSSSERSPGASRGLSRAMTMPPMSPSSGEAGGVTMRNKDGKERDREKRFSFFGKKK; encoded by the exons ATGAGAGAGAGGCAGTGCAGAAGAAGACCTTCACTAAATGGGTGAACTCTCACCTGGGTCGTGTGACCTGCAGGATCGGTGACCTTTACACTGACCTCCGCGATGGACGCATGCTTATTCGACTGCTGGAGGTTCTCTCCGGGGAACAACTG CCAAAGCCCACCAAAGGCCGGATGCGCATCCACTGTCTTGAGAATGTTGATAAGGCTCTGCAGTTCCTGAAGGAGCAAAAAGTTCACCTGGAAAACATGGGTTCACACGACATCGTTGATGGGAACCACCGTCTCACACTCGGACTCATCTGGACCATAATCCTCCGTTTCCAG ATTCAAGACATTAGCGTTGAGACGGAGGACAACAAGGAGAAGAAATCAGCCAAAGATGCTCTGCTGCTGTGGTGTCAGATGAAGACTGCAGG GTACCCCAATGTCAATGTCCACAACTTCACCACCAGTTGGAGAGATGGTCTCGCGTTCAATGCCATAGTGCACAAACACAG GTCGGACTTGATTGACTTTGATAATCTCAAGCGCTCTAATGCCCACTATAACCTGCAGAATGCCTTTAATGTGGCAGAGAAGGAGCTGGGTCTTACCAAGCTGCTGGATCCAGAAG ATGTGAATGTAGATCAGCCTGATGAGAAGTCCATCATCACATATGTGGCAACATACTACCACTACTTCAGCAAGATGAAGGCACTCGCCGTTGAAGGAAAGAGGATTGGCaag GTGCTGGATTATGCTATCGAGGCTGATCAACTGATAGAGAAATATGAGACTCTGGCCTCAGAGCTGCTGCAGTGGattgaacaaaccatcgtcaccCTAAATGATCGCCAACTTGCTAACTCACTCAGTGCAGTTCAGAACCAGCTTCAAGCCTTCAACACCTACCGCACTGTGGAGAAACCACCCAA GTTCACTGAGAAGGGCAATTTGGAGGTTTTGCTCTTCACCATTCAAAGTAAAATGAGAGCAAACAATCAGAAGGTATACATGCCAAGAGAGGGAAAACTTatctctgacatcaacaag GCGTGGGAGAGGCTGGAGAAAGCAGAGCATGAGAGAGAGTTGGCACTGAGAAACGAACTGATTcgtcaagagaagctggagatgCTGGCTGCACGTTTTGATCGCAAAGCAGCAATGAGAGAAACCTGGCTCAGTGAAAACCAGCGGCTGGTGTCACAG GACAATTTTGGTGTTGAACTGGGTGCTGTGGAGGCTGCCACTCGCAAACACGAGGCCATCGAGACGGACATCCAGGCATATGGTGAGCGTGTAGCCGCCGTAGAAGCTGTCGCTCGAGAACTGGAAGCAGAGGGATATCATGAAGTGCGACGTGTGCTGGCGCGGAGGGATAATGTGCTCAGGCTGTGGGAGTATCTGAAGGAACTGCTTGCAGCACGACGAGAGAGGCTGATGGCACACCGTGACCTGCAGCGCCTCCTACAGGAATTGAGCTACATCATGGAATGGATGGAAGACATGAAG AGTCGTTTGCAATCTCAGGACAGTGGAAAACACCTTCATGATGTGGAAGACTTGCTCCAGAAGCACACACTGGTGGAAGCTGATATATCTGCACAGGCTGAGAGAGTCAAAGCTGTTCAGGCCACTGCAAAGAGATTTGCTTCAAATGAACAGA GTTACAAGCCATGTGACCCAGCACTGGTTGAAGAGAAAGTGGATCTTCTGGGTCGAGCGTATGGAGAACTGGGCCAGCTGGCTGCGGATCGACGAGTTCGTCTAGATGACTCCCGAAGACTCTGGCAGTTCCTGTGGGAGCTGGGAGAAGAGGCCGCCTGGATCCGAGAGCAGGAGCAGATCATCTCTGGAGGAGACTACGGTAAAGATCTGAGCTCCGCTCTTCACCTCCTGTCTAAACATGAGGCTTTTCGGGATGAGATGGCAGCTCGGTATGGCCCTCTGGGGAACAGCATTGCTGGTGGAGAAGCTCTGGTGAAGGAAGGCCACGTTGGAGCACCTGAGGTGACTGAGAGGATTAAGGATGTGAGAGCACAGTGGTCACACCTAGAGGAG GCCTCACAGTTGCGGGAGCAGAGGCTGAATGAGTCTGTTGCTTTCCATCAATTCCAGACTGACGCCAATGACATGGAGGCTTGGATACTGGAAACATTAAGACAG GTCTCCAGTCAAGAAGTGGGCCATGATGAGTTTTCCACACAGACTCTGGCCAGAAAGCAGAGAGAGGTGGAAGAGGAGATTCAAAGTCACCGATCACTCATAGATTCATTACATGAACAGGGCTCATTACTGCCTGAGGCATATGCACATTCCCCACAG GTGGAGGGTCGTCTCCCAGCAATAGAGCAGCGATATGAGGAGTTAGAGGGGTTGTCGTCGTCATGGCGACAGgccttggatggagcgcttgcgTTATATCGCATGTTTAGTGAAGCTAGTGCCTGCCAACTGTGGGTTGGAGAAAAAGAGCAGTGGCTACACAACATGGAGATTCCCACCAAACTGGAGGATCTGGAGGTGATCCAGCAGAG gTTTGATACTCTGGAGCCCGAGATGAACACATTGGGTGGACGCATTTCTGATGTCAATCAAGTTGCCCAACAGCTGCTTGGGTCAGACAACCGCAACAAAGACCAGATTGACCAGACACAAAACCAACTCAATAACAG GTGGTCTGATTTCCAGAGTCTGGCCAACCAGCGTAAACAAGCTCTAGAATCGGCTCTAAATATTCAGAACTATCATCTGGAATGTAATGAGATCAAGAGCTGGATGAAGGAGAAGACCAAGGTCATCGAGTCCACACAGAGTCTTGGAAATGACCTGGCTGGAGTTATGGCCCTACAGCGCAAGCTCACTGGAATGGAGAGAGACCTGGAGGCCATACAG GGTAAGTTGGATGACCTGCGTTCGGAAGCCAAAAAGTTAGTATCTGAGCATCCTGAGCAGGAGGAAGAGATCAAGGGTCAGCTGGCTGAGATCCAGGAGGTGTGGGAGGAACTTCGTGCCACCATGAAACGGCGCGAGGAGTCTTTGGGTGAAGCTTCCAAGCTTCAGGGCTTTCTTCGAGATCTTGATGATTTCCAGGCCTGGCTGTCTCGTACACAGACCACCGTGGCGTCCGAGGACACACCGACCTCTCTGGCGGAAGCAGAGCGTCTGCTGGCTCAACATGAGGCCATAAAGAATGAAGTGGATAATTATAAAGAAGATTATGAGAAGATGAGAGCTACTGGAGCTGAG GTGACTCAGGGTCAGACAGACGCCCAGCATATGTTCTTAGCCCAGAGGCTGCAAGCGCTGGACACCGGGTGGCATGAGCTGAGGAGAATGTGGGAGAGCCGCCACTGTGTCCTCGCTCAGGCCTTTGATTTCCAAACCCTGCTGCGAGATGCAAAACAGGCAGAGGGCTTCCTTAATAGCCAG GAGTATGTTCTGTCACATACAGAGATGCCATCCAGCCTGCAAGGGGCTGAGGAGGCCATCAAGAAACATGAGGACTTCCTCACTACAATGGAGGCCAGTGAAGAAAAGATCAACGGTGTGGTAGAGTCTGGACGGAGACTCGTATCTGATGGCAACACTTATGCGGACAAGATCCAGGAGAAGACTGACTCTATTCAGGAAAG GCACCAAAAGAATAAACAAGCTGCCAATGAGCTGCTGGCTAAACTGAAGGATAACAGAGAGCTGCAGCATTTCCTACAGGATGGACAAGAG CTTACTTTGTGGATAAATGAGAAGATGCTGACTGCTCAGGATATGTCCTATGATGAGGCCAGAAACCTCCACAGCAAGTGGCAGAAGCACCAGGCATTCATGGCTGAGCTGGCCTCCAATAAAGACTGGCTGGACAAGATCGACAAG GAGGGTCAGGTGTTAGTAAAGGAGAAGCCCGAGTTGGAGCAAACTGTATCAGAGACTCTGAGCGGTCTGCAGAAGCAGTGGGTAGAGCTTGAGAACACCACCCAAGCCAAAGCTCAGTGTCTGTTTGACGCTAACCGAGCGGAGCTGTTCACACAGAGCTGCTCAGCGCTGGACTCCTGGCTCCAGAACATCTCCTCTCAACTCCAGAGCGACGACTTTGGAAAAGATCTCACCAGCGTCAACATCCTGCTTAAAAAACACCAG ATGCTGGAGCATCAGATGGATGTGCGCGAGAAAGAAGTCCAGTCTCTGCAGTCACAAGCTCTGGCCTTGGCCCAAGAAGATTCTGGGATAGTGGAAGTGGATGGGGAGCAGAGAAGAGTGACAGACAGATTCTCTCAGCTGCAGGACCCTCTGAAAGAGCGGAGGCAGCATCTTCTGGCTTCAAAAGAGGCTCATCAGTTCAACAGAGATCTTGAGGATGAGATT TTATGGGTGAAGGAGAGGATGCCCCTTGCCACGTCTACAGACCATGGCAAAGATCTGCCCAGTGTTCAGCTGCTCATGAAAAAGAATCAG ACTCTGCAGAAGGAGATTCAAGGTCACCAGCCCCGTATCGATGACATCCAGGCTCACGGTACGAATATGTCCCCTGGCAAAGAGTCTGAGATGGACAGGGAGAGGAGAGCTGCTCTTGACGGCCGTCTGGCGGAGCTGAGAGAATTGTGGGCCCTTTTGATTTCTGAGACTGAGCAGAGGAACGTGAGGCTAGCTGAGGCTAACAGAGCGCAGCAGTTTTACACGGATGCCGCAGAGGCGGAGGCTTGGATGGGAGAACAAGAGCTTCATATGATGTCAGAGGAGAAAGCCAAG GATGAACAGAGTGCTCTAGTGATGGTGAAGAAACACCAGATTCTGGAGCAGGCTCTTGAGGACTACGCTCAGACCATCCACCAGCTGGCCAACAGCAGCAGACTCATGGTCAACAGCGAACACCCGGAGAG TGAAAGGATCACTCTGAGGCAGGCCCAGGTGGATAAACTGTACGCAGGGTTGAAGGATCTAGCTGAGGAGAGGAGGGGTAAACTGCAGGAGAGACTGAGATTGACCCAGCTGAAGAGAGAGGTGGATGATTTAGAGCAGTGGATCGCCGAAAGAGAGGTCGTCGCTGGATCTCATGAACTTGGACAAGACTACGAACATGTCACG atGTTGCGTGACAAGTTCCGGGAGTTTGCGCGGGACACCAGCACAATTGGCCAGGAGCGTGTAGATGCAGTAAATGCTCAGGCAGATGAACTTATCGAATCCGGTCATCCTGAAAACGCCAGTGTGGCTGAGTGGAAGGACGGACTCAATGAGGCCTGGGCTGACCTGCTGGAACTCATCGACACACGCACACAAATGCTGGCCGCCTCGTATGAGCTGCATCGCTTCCATCAAGATGCCCGGGAAGCTCTGGGGCTCATACGAGAGAAGAAAGAGACGCTAGCGGGGGCTGAACTCGGACGGGACTTGAATACTGTCCAGCACTTTCTCAGACAGCATACGGCCTATGAGCATGATGTGCAGGCACTCAGTGGGCAG GTCACACAGGTGCAAGATGATGCTGCACGTCTGCAGAAAGCATATGCTGGAGAGAAAGCGGATGATATCCATCGACATGAGCGTGCAGTCACAGAGGCCTGGGAGGGACTTCAGTCAGCAACTCAAACCAGGCGGTTGCTTCTATTGGACACAGTGGAGAAGTTCAGATTCCTAAACATGGTTCGAGACCTCATGCTGTGGATGGAGGGAATCAACTTACAGATCCAGTCACACGACAGTCCGAG GGACGTCTCCTCAGCTGGTCTGGTCATCGCTAACCATCAGGACATCAAGTCAGAGATAGAGACTAGAGCAGACAGCTTTACTGCTTGCAGTGAAATGGGACGCACACTCATCAACAACAATCACTATGCTTCAGATGAG ATTCAAGAAAAATTGGACCAGCTTCAGGCCAAACGCACTGAAATTAACCAGAAGTGGCAAGAAAAAATGGACCACTTACAGATTG TTCTGGAGGTTTTGCAGTTTGGCAGAGATGCATCTATGGCCGAGTCGTGGCTGGCTGGGCAGGAGCCGCTGGTCAGGGCAGCAGAATTGGGCTCTAACGTAGATGAAGTTGAGAGTCTCATCAAACGCCACGAAGCCTTTGAAAAACTGGCAGCAGGCTGGGAAGATCGATTCTCGCAGCTAGAGAAGCTCACCACG cTGGAGGAGCAGGAAATTCAAAGACGaagagaagaggaagagagggCCCGACGGCCACCCACACCTCCCCCTGTAGAGGAAGTAGTACAGTCTGAGATTAATGATTCTGCCGCAAG GACGAGTCTAGACCAGACTACATTGAACCAGTCTGTATCTGTCAATGGTGTCTACAGTGACCAGGACACGTCACAG TCATTATCGGTCTCTGTATCTGAACTCAAGAAAGCCGAACCTAAACCTCAGTCTAACCCAGTTTCTAAGCCTGTGGCTAAACCCCACAAGGCACAGGAGCGT GGATCAGAGTCTGAATCTGTTAATGGTCCAGGCCGTGACAGTGGTCTTGACTCAGCATCACGGCAAGACCCTTCAGCAACACTGCCAGGGCGAGGAGGAGCAGAGGGGACCACAGAAGCTATGGAGGGCATCCTATGCAGGAAACAGGAAATGGAATCGCACAACAAAAAATCAGCTAACAG ATCGTGGCAGAATGTATATTGCGTTTTACGTAAAGGCAGTCTGGGCTTCTATAAGGACAACAAGAGTGCCTCAAATGGAATCCCCTACCATGGTGAAGTTCCCATCAGCCTCGGGGAGGCTGTCTGTGAGGTTGCCCATGACTATAAGAAGAGGAAACACGTATTTAAACTTAG gcTCGGGGATGGAAAAGAGTACTTGTTCCAAGCGAAGGATGAT GCTGAGATGAGTTCATGGATTCGAGCCATCCAGTCCTCCATGTCGTCCAGCGAGCGTTCGCCAGGTGCCTCCCGAGGTCTGAGTCGAGCAATGACCATGCCGCCCATGTCTCCCAGCTCAGGCGAGGCCGGAGGAGTAACCATGCGCAACAAAGACGGCAAAGAGAGAGACCGCGAGAAGCGCTTCAGTTTCTTCGGCAAGAAGAAATAG